One Thauera sp. K11 DNA window includes the following coding sequences:
- the ispB gene encoding octaprenyl diphosphate synthase, protein MSVKQLFAPIAADMQAVDAVIRQHLYSDVVLIRQVADYIIHSGGKRLRPALVLLTAGAMGYRGTQHHELAAVVEFIHTATLLHDDVVDESDLRRGNKTANAMFGNAASVLVGDFIYTRAFQMMVGVDSMHVMRVLADATNVIAEGEVLQLLNCHNADVGVDDYLRVIRYKTAKLFEAASRLGGILGGADEAQESRLAAFGMHLGTAFQIIDDVLDYSADEAETGKHLGDDLAEGKPTLPLIHVMLHGTDGQAAVVRNAIETGGRDDFAEVLAAIGATGALDEARRQARAEADLAIEALSALPPSIFKEALLQLSDFAVERNH, encoded by the coding sequence TTGTCCGTCAAGCAGCTATTCGCGCCGATCGCCGCCGACATGCAGGCGGTGGATGCGGTCATCCGCCAGCACCTCTATTCCGACGTCGTCCTGATCCGTCAGGTGGCGGATTACATCATCCACAGCGGCGGCAAGCGTCTGCGCCCGGCCCTGGTGCTGCTCACCGCCGGCGCAATGGGGTATCGGGGCACGCAACACCACGAACTGGCCGCAGTGGTGGAGTTCATCCACACCGCAACCCTGCTGCACGACGACGTGGTCGATGAGTCGGACCTGCGCCGCGGCAACAAGACCGCGAACGCGATGTTCGGCAACGCCGCGTCGGTGCTGGTGGGCGATTTCATCTATACGCGCGCGTTCCAGATGATGGTCGGCGTGGACAGCATGCACGTCATGCGCGTGCTCGCCGATGCCACCAACGTCATTGCCGAGGGGGAGGTGCTGCAACTGCTGAACTGTCACAACGCCGACGTCGGCGTCGACGACTACCTGCGCGTGATCCGCTACAAGACGGCCAAGCTGTTCGAGGCCGCCTCCCGCCTGGGCGGCATCCTGGGCGGCGCCGACGAAGCGCAGGAATCGCGCCTGGCCGCCTTCGGCATGCACCTGGGCACGGCCTTCCAGATCATCGACGACGTGCTCGACTACTCCGCCGACGAGGCCGAGACCGGCAAGCACCTGGGCGACGACCTCGCGGAGGGCAAGCCGACGCTGCCGCTGATCCACGTCATGCTGCACGGGACCGACGGGCAGGCCGCCGTCGTGCGCAATGCGATCGAGACCGGCGGCCGCGACGATTTCGCCGAAGTGCTGGCCGCGATCGGAGCCACCGGTGCGCTCGACGAAGCACGGCGCCAGGCCCGCGCCGAGGCCGATCTGGCGATCGAGGCGCTTTCCGCCTTGCCCCCTTCCATATTCAAGGAAGCGCTGCTACAATTGTCAGACTTTGCAGTTGAGAGAAATCACTGA
- a CDS encoding aminotransferase-like domain-containing protein, whose protein sequence is MSLYHDFADRTAKLISDGVLRPGDRLLSVRQACRTHTISPITVTQAYHLLESRGLVEARPKSGYFVRARLGRKLPEPNMIHPAGAATALAVSDFIFQILDSVRDPAIVPFGSSFPDPRLYPLDKLGRFLAGAARKLDPLATVTDLPPGNEELRRQLALRYLAHGASVAPQEIVVTSGAMEGLNLCLQALTNPGDLIAIESPTFYAGLQASERLGLKVIEIPSHPREGVSIGALADALRRHPIKACLFMLNFSNPTGSRVSDGNKRALVALLNKHRVPLIEDDVYAELYFGREAPLCSKAMDTDGLVLHVSSFAKSLAPGYRVGWVAAGRYAKAVQRQKFATSLATAVPIQIALADYLKQGGFDNHLRQLRRQLAVQEAQFVAGIEEHFPAGTRLARPDGGYFLWLELPQQVDTLRLHEEALSSGISIAPGPIFSAKREFANCLRLNFGHPATPRQREALITLGGLIRRQL, encoded by the coding sequence ATGAGCCTCTACCACGATTTCGCCGACCGCACCGCAAAGCTGATCTCCGACGGCGTGCTGCGCCCCGGCGACAGGCTGCTTTCCGTCAGGCAGGCATGCAGGACCCATACGATCAGCCCGATCACGGTGACCCAGGCTTATCACCTGCTGGAGAGCCGCGGCCTGGTCGAGGCGCGGCCGAAGTCCGGCTATTTCGTGCGTGCGCGGCTCGGCCGCAAGCTGCCCGAGCCGAACATGATCCATCCGGCCGGCGCGGCGACGGCGCTCGCGGTCAGCGATTTCATCTTCCAGATCCTCGACAGCGTGCGCGATCCGGCGATCGTCCCGTTCGGCTCGAGCTTTCCGGACCCGAGGCTCTATCCCCTGGACAAACTCGGGCGCTTTCTCGCCGGCGCGGCACGCAAACTGGACCCGCTCGCGACCGTGACCGACCTTCCGCCCGGCAACGAGGAACTGCGGCGGCAGCTTGCGCTGCGCTATCTGGCGCACGGAGCGTCGGTTGCGCCGCAGGAGATCGTCGTCACCTCGGGGGCGATGGAAGGGCTCAATCTCTGCCTGCAGGCGCTGACGAATCCCGGCGACCTGATCGCCATCGAATCCCCGACCTTCTATGCGGGGCTGCAGGCCAGCGAGCGCCTCGGGCTCAAGGTCATCGAGATTCCGAGCCATCCGCGCGAAGGTGTCAGCATCGGCGCGCTGGCCGATGCATTGCGCCGCCATCCGATCAAAGCTTGCCTGTTCATGCTGAACTTCTCCAACCCCACGGGCAGCCGGGTTTCGGACGGGAACAAGCGCGCCCTGGTGGCGCTGCTGAACAAGCATCGGGTCCCGTTGATCGAGGACGACGTATACGCCGAGCTGTACTTTGGACGCGAGGCACCGCTGTGCAGCAAGGCGATGGATACGGATGGCCTGGTGCTGCACGTGTCGTCGTTCGCGAAGAGCCTCGCCCCGGGCTACCGGGTGGGCTGGGTCGCGGCCGGGCGCTACGCCAAGGCGGTGCAGCGGCAGAAGTTCGCCACCAGCCTGGCCACGGCGGTTCCGATCCAGATCGCGCTGGCCGACTATCTGAAGCAGGGCGGATTCGACAACCATCTGCGCCAGTTGCGCCGGCAACTCGCGGTGCAGGAAGCGCAGTTCGTGGCCGGCATCGAGGAGCACTTCCCGGCCGGCACCCGGCTGGCCCGGCCCGATGGGGGCTACTTCCTGTGGCTGGAACTGCCGCAGCAGGTCGACACGCTGCGCCTGCACGAGGAAGCGCTGTCGAGCGGCATCAGCATCGCGCCGGGGCCGATCTTCTCGGCCAAGCGGGAATTCGCCAACTGCCTGCGGCTGAATTTCGGCCATCCCGCCACGCCCCGGCAGCGGGAAGCGCTGATCACGCTCGGCGGGCTGATCCGGCGGCAGCTATAG
- a CDS encoding cytochrome c oxidase subunit 3 family protein — translation MTANTMSLPAPPAPPSPAATGRVPGNKGIWVGICCEFVEFIVLFIVYFVARAHFPEAFHAGAERLSQTAGVVITLLMVSSSFFIACSVTRLRSGQRRSSLLWLVAGLITALGYPVAKYAEVQWNLAHGIGGDSGIFFTVYYYLTINHMVHAFWGILGILWVLMRHSLGIYTAEEHSGLEALASYWHATDIIWLVIFSFFYVLA, via the coding sequence GTGACCGCCAACACAATGAGCCTGCCCGCTCCGCCTGCGCCGCCCTCCCCCGCGGCCACCGGCAGGGTGCCCGGCAACAAAGGCATCTGGGTGGGCATCTGCTGCGAGTTCGTCGAATTCATCGTGCTGTTCATCGTGTACTTCGTCGCCCGCGCGCACTTTCCGGAGGCGTTCCACGCCGGGGCAGAACGGCTGTCGCAGACGGCCGGCGTGGTGATCACCCTGCTGATGGTGAGCAGCAGCTTCTTCATCGCCTGTTCGGTGACCCGCCTGCGCAGCGGGCAGCGGCGCAGTTCGCTGCTGTGGCTGGTCGCGGGCCTGATCACCGCGCTGGGCTACCCGGTGGCGAAGTACGCCGAAGTCCAGTGGAACCTGGCCCATGGCATCGGCGGCGACTCCGGAATCTTCTTCACCGTTTATTACTACCTGACCATCAACCACATGGTGCATGCCTTCTGGGGCATCCTCGGCATCCTGTGGGTGCTGATGCGCCATTCGCTGGGGATCTACACCGCGGAGGAACACAGCGGCCTGGAAGCGCTGGCCAGCTACTGGCACGCCACCGACATCATCTGGCTGGTGATCTTCTCGTTCTTCTACGTTCTGGCCTGA
- a CDS encoding cytochrome ubiquinol oxidase subunit I, translating to MENLDALLLARIQFAFTISFHIVFPAITIGLAGYLAVLEACWLRTGREVFLDLYHFWSKIFAVNFGMGVVSGLVMAYQFGTNWSFFSDFAGGITGPLLAYEVLTAFFLEAGFLGVMLFGWKRVGPGLHFFATVMVALGTLVSATWILASNSWMQTPAGFEIIDGRVVPVDWLAVIFNPSFPYRLVHMVLAAFISTALLVAAAAAWHLLRGRDNAAIRTMLSMAMWMLLAAAPIQAVVGDFHGLNTLEHQPAKIAAMEGHWENEPGAGVPLILFGWPDMAREETRFAVEVPRLGSLILTHSWDGQFPGLKAYPPEDRPNATIVFWTFRVMVGLGMLMILLALWAWWARRGGALYRSRPLLRLALWMGPSGLVALLAGWFTTEVGRQPWVVYGLQRTADAVSPVGAGQLAVSLALFVIVYVAIFGAGVGYLLRLIGHGPVPHEGEHPLPGGPGQPRTPARPLSAADDETVFTATRS from the coding sequence ATGGAGAACCTCGACGCACTGCTGCTGGCGCGGATCCAGTTCGCATTCACGATTTCCTTCCACATCGTGTTCCCGGCGATCACGATCGGCCTGGCGGGCTATCTCGCCGTGCTCGAAGCGTGCTGGCTGCGCACCGGGCGCGAGGTCTTCCTCGACCTCTATCACTTCTGGTCGAAGATCTTCGCGGTCAACTTCGGCATGGGGGTGGTGTCGGGGCTGGTGATGGCCTACCAGTTCGGCACCAACTGGAGCTTCTTCTCCGACTTCGCCGGCGGCATCACCGGGCCGCTGCTGGCCTACGAGGTGCTGACCGCCTTCTTCCTCGAGGCGGGTTTTCTCGGCGTGATGCTGTTCGGCTGGAAGCGGGTCGGCCCCGGCCTGCATTTCTTCGCCACCGTGATGGTGGCGCTCGGCACCCTGGTGTCGGCGACCTGGATCCTCGCTTCCAACAGCTGGATGCAGACGCCGGCCGGCTTCGAGATCATCGACGGGCGGGTGGTGCCGGTGGATTGGCTGGCGGTGATCTTCAACCCCTCCTTCCCCTACCGCCTCGTCCACATGGTGCTGGCCGCCTTCATCTCGACCGCGCTGCTGGTGGCCGCGGCGGCGGCCTGGCATCTGCTGCGCGGCCGCGACAACGCGGCGATCCGCACGATGCTGTCGATGGCGATGTGGATGCTGCTGGCGGCGGCGCCGATCCAGGCGGTGGTCGGCGATTTCCACGGCCTCAACACGCTGGAGCATCAGCCGGCGAAGATCGCCGCGATGGAAGGCCACTGGGAGAACGAACCGGGCGCCGGCGTGCCACTGATCCTGTTCGGCTGGCCCGACATGGCGCGCGAGGAGACCCGCTTCGCGGTCGAGGTCCCGCGCCTGGGCAGCCTGATCCTGACCCATTCCTGGGACGGCCAGTTTCCCGGCCTCAAGGCGTACCCGCCGGAGGACCGGCCCAATGCCACGATCGTGTTCTGGACCTTCCGCGTCATGGTCGGGCTGGGCATGCTGATGATCCTGCTCGCCCTGTGGGCCTGGTGGGCGCGCCGGGGCGGGGCGCTGTACCGCTCGCGGCCGCTGCTGCGCCTTGCGCTGTGGATGGGGCCGAGCGGCCTGGTCGCGCTGCTCGCGGGCTGGTTCACCACCGAGGTCGGCCGCCAGCCGTGGGTCGTGTACGGCCTGCAGCGCACCGCCGACGCGGTGTCGCCGGTCGGGGCCGGGCAACTCGCGGTCAGCCTCGCCCTCTTCGTCATCGTCTATGTCGCGATCTTCGGTGCCGGCGTCGGCTATCTGCTGCGCCTGATCGGCCACGGGCCGGTGCCGCACGAAGGCGAGCATCCGCTGCCCGGCGGCCCCGGCCAGCCGCGCACGCCGGCGCGGCCGCTGTCGGCCGCCGACGACGAAACCGTCTTCACTGCCACACGGAGCTGA
- the cydB gene encoding cytochrome d ubiquinol oxidase subunit II: protein MGIDLPLIWAVIILFGVMMYVVMDGFDLGIGLLYPFLPDKTDRDVMMNTVAPVWDGNETWLVLGGAGLLAAFPLAYSVILTAFYLPLVLMLLGLIFRGVAFEFRFKADEAHRPWWDKAFIGGSLVATFFQGVILGGFIQGIRVVDRAYAGGAFDWLTPFSLFTGLGLVATYALLGCTWLIMKTGGELQARMIALARPLTWTLAAVIGVISLWTPLAQEAIAARWFNWSNLPWFAPVPLLVLATVRQLLRQLDGEPHAAPFVLTLFLIFLGYSGLGISIWPNIIPPAISIREAAAPPQSMGFALVGALLIIPLILMYTAWGYYVFRGKVEPGEGYH from the coding sequence ATGGGTATCGACCTGCCGCTGATCTGGGCCGTGATCATCCTGTTCGGGGTCATGATGTACGTCGTCATGGACGGATTCGACCTCGGCATCGGCCTGCTCTACCCCTTCCTGCCCGACAAGACCGACCGCGACGTCATGATGAACACGGTCGCCCCGGTGTGGGACGGCAACGAGACCTGGCTGGTGCTGGGCGGCGCCGGCCTGCTGGCGGCCTTCCCGCTCGCCTATTCGGTGATCCTGACCGCGTTCTACCTGCCGCTGGTGCTGATGCTGCTCGGCCTGATCTTCCGCGGCGTCGCCTTCGAGTTCCGCTTCAAGGCCGACGAGGCGCACCGCCCGTGGTGGGACAAGGCATTCATCGGCGGCTCGCTGGTGGCGACCTTCTTCCAGGGCGTCATCCTGGGCGGCTTCATCCAGGGCATCCGCGTCGTCGACCGCGCCTATGCCGGCGGCGCCTTCGACTGGCTGACGCCGTTCTCGCTGTTCACCGGCCTGGGGCTGGTGGCAACCTATGCGCTGCTCGGCTGCACCTGGCTGATCATGAAGACCGGCGGCGAACTGCAGGCGCGCATGATCGCGCTCGCCCGCCCGCTCACCTGGACGCTGGCGGCGGTCATCGGCGTCATCAGCCTGTGGACGCCGCTCGCCCAGGAGGCGATCGCCGCACGCTGGTTCAACTGGTCCAACCTGCCGTGGTTCGCGCCGGTGCCGCTGCTGGTGCTGGCGACGGTCCGGCAGTTGCTGAGGCAGCTCGACGGCGAACCGCACGCGGCGCCCTTCGTGCTGACGCTGTTCCTCATCTTCCTCGGCTACAGCGGGCTGGGCATCAGCATCTGGCCCAACATCATTCCGCCGGCGATCTCGATCCGGGAGGCGGCGGCGCCGCCGCAGAGCATGGGCTTCGCCCTCGTCGGCGCGCTGCTGATCATCCCGCTGATCCTGATGTACACCGCCTGGGGCTACTACGTCTTCCGGGGCAAGGTCGAGCCCGGCGAGGGCTATCACTGA
- a CDS encoding DUF2474 domain-containing protein, with amino-acid sequence MGGAAREPRPAAPPSCLRRLGWLLAIWAASVLALGAVAWLIRLLMGLAGLALTRPP; translated from the coding sequence ATGGGCGGCGCAGCGCGCGAGCCGCGCCCGGCGGCCCCGCCGTCGTGCCTGCGCCGGCTCGGCTGGCTGCTCGCGATCTGGGCCGCCAGCGTGCTCGCCCTCGGCGCCGTCGCCTGGCTGATCCGCCTGCTGATGGGGCTCGCCGGCCTGGCGCTGACCCGGCCGCCCTAG